From Rudanella lutea DSM 19387, a single genomic window includes:
- a CDS encoding SPASM domain-containing protein: MKSDFLGGNLRDGLNFVSKLTPRRVANALKVLASYYRSRQTGRAEAWGLPMSISFEPTTSCNLRCPECPSGLRSFTRPTGMLGEELYKRTIDELHETLLYLIFYFQGEPYLHPQFLELVRYAADRNIYTATSTNAHYLTEANARKTVESGLDRLIISIDGTTQEVYQQYRVGGKLQKVIEGTRQIVRWKKELKSRTPHIVFQFLVVRPNEHQIAEVRQLARELGVDEVALKTAQIYDYEHGNELIPTLDQYSRYAPQPDGTYRIKSGMDNHCWKMWHSCVITWDGLVVPCCFDKDAHHRLGDLQQQSFRALWQGPAYADFRQTLLRSRSEIEMCKNCTEGTKVWAD; this comes from the coding sequence ATGAAAAGTGACTTTCTGGGCGGTAACCTGCGTGATGGCCTGAACTTTGTATCGAAACTGACTCCCCGGCGGGTGGCCAATGCGCTCAAAGTACTGGCCAGTTACTACCGGTCGCGGCAGACGGGCCGGGCCGAAGCGTGGGGATTACCCATGTCAATTTCGTTTGAACCGACAACCTCCTGTAACCTGCGTTGCCCGGAATGCCCCAGTGGCCTACGCTCTTTCACCCGGCCCACGGGTATGCTCGGTGAGGAGCTGTACAAACGCACCATCGACGAGCTGCACGAAACCCTGCTTTACCTCATTTTTTACTTTCAGGGCGAACCCTACCTGCATCCGCAGTTTCTGGAACTGGTGCGCTACGCGGCCGACCGCAACATTTACACCGCCACCAGCACCAACGCCCATTACCTGACCGAGGCCAACGCCCGCAAAACGGTGGAGTCGGGTCTCGACCGGCTCATTATCAGCATCGACGGAACCACGCAGGAGGTGTATCAGCAGTACCGGGTGGGAGGTAAGCTCCAGAAGGTAATTGAAGGTACCCGGCAGATCGTCCGCTGGAAAAAAGAACTTAAGTCGCGCACGCCCCATATCGTGTTTCAGTTTCTGGTGGTGCGGCCCAACGAGCATCAGATTGCCGAGGTGCGGCAGTTGGCCCGTGAGCTGGGCGTGGATGAGGTTGCCTTGAAAACGGCCCAAATCTATGATTACGAGCACGGCAACGAGCTCATTCCAACTCTCGACCAATACAGCCGTTATGCCCCGCAACCCGACGGAACCTACCGGATCAAGAGCGGTATGGACAACCACTGCTGGAAAATGTGGCATTCGTGCGTCATCACCTGGGACGGGCTGGTGGTGCCGTGCTGTTTCGATAAGGATGCCCACCACCGGCTGGGCGATTTGCAGCAGCAATCGTTTCGGGCGCTCTGGCAAGGCCCCGCCTATGCCGACTTCCGGCAAACACTCCTCCGCTCGCGCTCCGAGATCGAGATGTGTAAAAACTGCACCGAAGGCACCAAGGTGTGGGCCGACTAA
- the bla gene encoding class A beta-lactamase, subclass A2 — protein MKQLFTFALLVWVVVACQPSGRNTDPLRTEIQRIVAGKKAVVGVSIIANDGKDTLSLNGDRRLPLQSVFKLHIGLAVLAQVDKGRFTLDQTVEVRKDDLLPDLWSPLRDENPNGGLFSIAKLIQYAVSQSDNVACDVLIRLLGSPKAVETYIKENGVEEIAIRFAEKEMQAEWDNMFQNWTTPKAASKTLQTFYDPEGKRLSKRSYDFIWQTLRETNTGVNRLKGRLPAGTVVAHKTGSSGTNKAGLTAATNDIGLLFLPNGEPVIISVFVADSQENEATNEKLIADIAKATYDFYTTPAKE, from the coding sequence ATGAAACAGTTATTCACCTTCGCCCTTCTGGTTTGGGTGGTGGTAGCTTGCCAGCCATCGGGCCGAAACACAGACCCGTTACGAACGGAAATTCAACGGATTGTAGCGGGCAAAAAGGCCGTGGTGGGCGTTTCCATTATTGCCAACGATGGCAAAGACACGCTGTCGCTGAACGGAGATCGACGTTTACCGTTGCAGAGCGTATTCAAGTTGCATATTGGGTTGGCCGTGCTGGCGCAGGTCGATAAGGGGCGGTTTACGCTGGACCAAACCGTGGAGGTTCGGAAAGACGACCTGCTGCCCGATTTATGGAGCCCACTCCGCGACGAGAACCCGAACGGGGGACTTTTCTCCATCGCCAAGCTCATTCAGTATGCGGTTTCTCAGAGCGATAATGTGGCATGCGACGTGTTGATCCGGTTGCTGGGTTCGCCCAAAGCCGTAGAAACGTACATCAAAGAAAATGGCGTTGAGGAGATTGCCATCCGGTTTGCCGAGAAAGAAATGCAGGCCGAGTGGGACAATATGTTTCAGAACTGGACCACGCCCAAAGCCGCAAGCAAGACACTGCAAACGTTTTATGATCCCGAGGGTAAGCGGCTCTCCAAACGTAGTTACGACTTCATTTGGCAGACCCTCCGCGAAACGAATACGGGTGTGAACCGGCTGAAAGGCCGCTTGCCTGCCGGTACCGTGGTAGCGCATAAAACGGGCTCGTCGGGTACCAACAAAGCAGGCCTGACGGCCGCTACCAACGACATTGGCTTGTTATTTCTGCCCAATGGTGAGCCCGTGATCATCAGCGTTTTCGTGGCCGACTCGCAGGAGAACGAGGCCACGAACGAGAAGCTCATTGCCGACATTGCCAAAGCTACCTACGACTTTTACACGACCCCGGCGAAGGAGTAG
- a CDS encoding SDR family NAD(P)-dependent oxidoreductase produces MALSSNKTALLWGLAGLGAVLASRAVMRQSRKIDFAGKHVIITGGSRGLGLVLARQLVAEGAHLSICARDPYELDRARTELEQQGGRVLTYECDLTNKEDIAAFVSAARAHLGPVDVLINNAGVIMVTPFANAAEEDYQDALATNFWAAYHMIQAVLPDMRQRRAGRIVNVASFGGKVAAPHLSPYVTSKFALVGFSESIRAELKRDGIFVTTICPGLIRTGSPRNAIVKGQHEKEYAWFKIGDSLPGLTTSAEDCASQIIDACRHGEAERVVTVMAKVGTALQGLSPSLMAETLTLINDLLPDPAPSLEGNQRAFGAGKETPISQSVLTTLTDQAAQKNNQTV; encoded by the coding sequence ATGGCATTATCCTCCAACAAGACAGCCCTGCTTTGGGGCCTGGCGGGCCTTGGGGCCGTACTGGCCAGTCGGGCCGTGATGCGGCAGAGTCGTAAGATCGACTTTGCCGGTAAGCACGTCATCATTACCGGTGGGTCGCGGGGGCTGGGCCTGGTTCTGGCCCGTCAGCTGGTGGCCGAGGGCGCGCACCTGTCCATTTGTGCGCGTGATCCTTACGAACTCGACCGCGCCCGCACTGAGCTGGAGCAGCAGGGTGGCCGGGTGCTTACCTACGAATGCGATCTAACGAACAAAGAGGACATTGCGGCTTTTGTGTCGGCAGCCCGCGCCCATCTGGGGCCTGTAGATGTACTCATCAACAATGCCGGGGTGATAATGGTCACGCCGTTTGCCAATGCCGCTGAAGAAGACTATCAGGATGCCCTGGCGACCAACTTTTGGGCAGCTTACCACATGATACAGGCCGTATTGCCCGATATGCGCCAACGTCGGGCGGGGCGTATTGTCAATGTGGCCTCGTTTGGGGGCAAGGTAGCGGCTCCGCACCTGTCGCCTTATGTAACCAGCAAATTTGCGTTGGTCGGTTTCTCGGAGAGCATCCGGGCCGAACTCAAACGCGACGGTATATTCGTAACGACGATCTGCCCCGGTCTGATTCGGACGGGGAGTCCACGCAACGCGATTGTGAAAGGGCAGCACGAAAAAGAGTACGCCTGGTTCAAGATCGGGGACTCACTGCCGGGCCTGACCACCAGCGCCGAAGACTGCGCGAGCCAGATTATTGATGCCTGCCGACATGGCGAGGCCGAGCGGGTGGTGACCGTGATGGCCAAAGTGGGTACGGCCTTGCAGGGGTTGTCGCCCAGTCTCATGGCCGAAACCCTGACGCTCATCAACGACTTACTGCCCGACCCGGCTCCGAGCCTGGAGGGTAACCAACGGGCATTTGGTGCGGGCAAGGAAACACCCATCAGCCAGTCGGTGCTGACGACTCTGACGGATCAGGCAGCCCAGAAAAATAATCAGACAGTCTGA
- a CDS encoding EcsC family protein: MPATPLYDTHALGELSVWQHQMRQPPSLTNRLSKGLQNRVNRLIPQRIHDLITGAIKHMTRAVLAGSEFTAPSPSAETQLERKEEAVRNRIVWYKRVGAAEGGVTGAGGILLGLADFPLLLSLKMKMLYDIAALYGYDVSDYRERLFVLHIFQLAFSSQERRRAVFAHMEQWHEFAATLPDDIHQFDWQTFQQEYRDYIDLAKMLQLVPGIGAVVGVVANWRLLDQLGETAMMAYRMRWASRRAIE; the protein is encoded by the coding sequence ATGCCAGCCACTCCACTTTACGACACACATGCGCTGGGCGAGCTGTCGGTATGGCAACACCAGATGCGGCAGCCGCCTTCGCTGACCAACCGACTCTCCAAAGGCCTGCAAAACCGGGTTAACCGACTCATTCCCCAACGGATACACGACCTCATTACGGGGGCCATCAAACACATGACGCGGGCCGTTCTGGCCGGATCAGAGTTTACGGCCCCATCACCCTCGGCCGAAACGCAGCTCGAACGAAAAGAGGAAGCTGTCCGTAACCGGATTGTGTGGTACAAACGGGTGGGCGCGGCCGAAGGGGGCGTAACGGGCGCGGGTGGCATCTTGCTCGGCCTGGCCGACTTTCCGTTGCTACTGAGCCTTAAAATGAAGATGCTCTACGACATTGCGGCTCTCTACGGGTACGACGTGAGCGATTACCGCGAGCGGCTCTTCGTGCTGCATATTTTCCAGCTTGCGTTTTCGAGTCAGGAGCGCCGACGGGCCGTTTTTGCCCATATGGAACAATGGCATGAGTTTGCGGCTACCCTCCCCGACGACATTCATCAGTTCGACTGGCAAACGTTTCAGCAGGAATACCGCGACTATATCGACCTCGCCAAAATGCTCCAGCTCGTGCCGGGCATTGGGGCCGTAGTGGGCGTAGTGGCCAACTGGCGGTTGCTCGATCAGTTGGGCGAAACCGCCATGATGGCCTATCGTATGCGTTGGGCCAGCCGACGGGCTATTGAGTAG
- a CDS encoding GLPGLI family protein produces the protein MLKPILLLLLTTSLGFAQKTEGVVTYERKSHWTKIIARLPFLSREEKDRAAMTWKNDDEDKVKMKLVFNEKASLFTYESEQAQSDDGRWSWRQDDYFISRNFEKETMTDIIETLGKTYIIEDSLRTPVWKVMNQIKDVNGYVCMKAETTDPIRGQKIAAWFSQDIPVPAGPERYFGLPGLIMELDINEGDVILEAVKVEFKPVGKELALPKAKGKKIKETEYESLLTKHINDSIKANRNPYWAIRY, from the coding sequence ATGCTTAAACCCATTCTTCTCCTTCTGCTGACTACCTCGCTTGGCTTTGCGCAGAAGACCGAGGGCGTTGTGACCTACGAGCGCAAATCGCACTGGACCAAAATCATTGCGCGGCTCCCTTTTTTGAGCCGCGAAGAAAAAGACCGGGCCGCCATGACCTGGAAAAACGACGATGAAGACAAGGTAAAAATGAAGCTGGTTTTCAACGAGAAAGCCAGCCTGTTTACCTACGAGAGCGAGCAGGCCCAAAGCGACGACGGTCGTTGGTCGTGGCGGCAAGACGATTATTTTATCAGCCGCAACTTCGAAAAAGAGACCATGACGGACATTATCGAGACGCTCGGCAAAACGTACATCATTGAAGACTCCCTGCGTACGCCGGTCTGGAAAGTGATGAATCAGATCAAAGACGTAAACGGCTACGTGTGCATGAAAGCCGAAACCACCGATCCGATCCGGGGTCAGAAAATTGCCGCCTGGTTTTCGCAGGATATTCCCGTGCCGGCGGGGCCTGAGCGGTACTTTGGCCTGCCGGGCCTCATTATGGAGCTGGACATTAACGAGGGCGACGTGATTCTGGAAGCGGTGAAAGTAGAGTTTAAGCCCGTGGGGAAAGAACTGGCTTTGCCCAAAGCGAAGGGTAAGAAAATAAAGGAAACCGAGTACGAGTCGTTGCTCACGAAACACATTAACGACAGTATCAAGGCCAACCGTAACCCGTACTGGGCCATCCGGTACTAA
- a CDS encoding GH1 family beta-glucosidase, whose translation MSTHTHPQPPLQKADFGPEFVWGTATAAFQIEGAVDRDGRTPSIWDTFSRQPGKIKTGDTADLACLFYDHYEADLQLHKTLGFTHFRFSLSWSRILPMGVGPGQGGVVNEAGLAFYDRLIDRCLALGITPWITLYHWDLPQALEDRGGWRNRQVVEWFGAFADVCTRAFGHKVKHWIILNEPLAFSVLGYCTGQHAPGRRGIWGLLPVIHHVALAQAEGGRVVRQNVAGAEVGTTFSCSPVEPFTASVRDAGAARRVDALMNRLFIEPALGLGYPVADLPFLKGIAQKYTLPGDTERLAFDFDFVGLQHYFRAVVEHTYFMPYLWAREVTPLRRQVPQLTEMGWEVYPESMYRILKQFAQYEGVRKLYISESGAAFYDRLVKGVVDDPARIQYHQDYLLQTRRARSEGVPVEGYFVWTFLDNFEWAEGFRPRFGLVYVDFRTQARIVKASGHWFSRLLNSTRPL comes from the coding sequence TTGTCGACGCACACCCACCCACAACCCCCACTTCAAAAGGCCGATTTTGGCCCCGAATTCGTTTGGGGTACGGCCACCGCTGCTTTCCAGATCGAAGGGGCGGTTGACCGGGATGGGCGCACGCCTTCTATCTGGGACACGTTTTCGCGCCAGCCGGGCAAAATCAAAACGGGCGATACGGCCGACCTCGCCTGTTTGTTCTACGATCATTACGAGGCCGATTTACAACTCCACAAAACCCTTGGTTTCACCCATTTCAGGTTCTCGCTGTCGTGGTCGCGGATACTGCCGATGGGGGTAGGTCCGGGGCAGGGCGGTGTCGTCAACGAAGCTGGTCTGGCCTTTTACGACCGCCTGATTGACCGCTGTCTGGCGTTGGGAATCACCCCCTGGATTACGTTGTACCATTGGGACTTGCCCCAGGCCCTCGAAGATAGGGGTGGCTGGCGCAATCGGCAGGTTGTTGAGTGGTTTGGGGCGTTTGCCGACGTCTGTACCCGCGCCTTTGGCCACAAGGTAAAGCACTGGATCATTCTGAACGAGCCGCTGGCTTTTTCGGTGCTGGGATACTGCACAGGGCAGCACGCGCCCGGTCGGCGGGGCATCTGGGGCCTTCTGCCGGTGATTCATCACGTGGCGCTGGCGCAGGCCGAAGGGGGCCGGGTGGTGCGGCAGAATGTGGCCGGAGCCGAGGTAGGCACTACATTTTCATGTTCGCCGGTGGAGCCGTTCACCGCTTCGGTGCGCGATGCCGGAGCCGCCCGCCGGGTCGATGCCCTTATGAATCGGCTGTTTATTGAGCCCGCTCTCGGCCTGGGTTATCCCGTAGCCGACCTTCCGTTTCTGAAGGGCATCGCCCAGAAGTACACCCTGCCCGGCGATACCGAGCGGCTGGCGTTCGACTTCGACTTTGTGGGGTTGCAACATTACTTCCGGGCCGTGGTTGAGCATACCTATTTCATGCCGTACCTGTGGGCGCGGGAGGTGACTCCGCTTCGGCGGCAGGTGCCCCAACTCACCGAAATGGGCTGGGAGGTGTACCCTGAGAGTATGTACCGGATTCTGAAACAATTTGCGCAGTACGAAGGAGTACGCAAACTATATATTTCGGAGAGTGGTGCGGCCTTTTACGATCGGCTGGTCAAAGGCGTCGTCGACGATCCGGCCCGGATTCAGTACCACCAGGATTACCTCTTGCAAACCCGGCGGGCCCGGTCAGAAGGGGTGCCTGTAGAAGGGTACTTCGTCTGGACGTTTCTCGACAACTTTGAGTGGGCCGAGGGGTTTCGGCCGCGTTTTGGGCTAGTCTACGTCGATTTTCGGACACAGGCGCGCATTGTGAAAGCATCCGGGCACTGGTTTAGCCGGTTGCTGAACAGCACGCGGCCGCTCTGA
- a CDS encoding outer membrane beta-barrel protein yields MKTFILTGLLCLLMTGVFAQSAPARFNLLGKAVDTSAVALNGATVMLLTPKDSALVNFTRTSETGAFQFKNLKRGTYLLKISYVGSIPFNRTITPPDGNELDLGELKLKPITKELFEVVVKTARAPLTIKGDTIEYNAATFKVPPGSTVEELLRKLPGVQVDQEGNIRAQGQEVKRVTVDGKSFFGSDPKMATKNLPADAISKVQVFTDKSEQAKITGVDDGKKEKTVNLELKDNFKKGGFGKLVAGGGSDLVPDRDNRARGEIKGNYNKFDTKQQFSVIGLANNTNQTGLSWNDYQDFRGSNSFNWNDEADFGFNGGRFIMFGDDQESLSIPVTGGRGRGFSDNQAGGANYNYDTKKTKLSSNYYYSRTRLSLDALRSRENFLPGNLSILTADTSGQINVNSNHRGSIRFEQALDSMSTLIFLNNSRFGTNSGLLQAEQSLFRNGETLTTRNIRNNTSSGQSLGMANTLLFRRKFKTKGRNFAASASILTNTSESQLDLNTSTQFFENPRATLAQRQDQRTNSVSNEYKASLLFTEPFKKKFFWESFYNFSLRRDVADRDVYDRMREGSAGQMPRLDSLSLYYENNYLYNRLGTSVRYSHKGINLTVGAAAQRFDLDGEYANDQSSFLRSKINRTFMNIIPSVGLNYDLKNNRYLNFNYSVNTQMPSARDLQPIVDNSNPLFIRQGNPNLLPSQAHNLWGGFSYFNPGSFTNFWGNINYNYFTNQVVYNQVIDPTTLVTTTRPENISGGFNVGAYTNFSFPLKKTKSNLGFGTNTSYGENLLYINRVLNTSKNQNYTFRARLDLTPVDWFTLYANGEWGIQKVNFSVDTRQNQTIYNYTYGGEMNIRLPGDFYINSNLNYRVFINERFGFNQHVPILNASVYKILGKEKRWEVRGTLYDALNRNLGVNLSAFQNFVTNERVQTISRYGMLTLTYNMRGVKAQMKRQGF; encoded by the coding sequence ATGAAAACCTTTATACTCACGGGCTTACTGTGCCTGTTGATGACGGGCGTATTTGCCCAATCAGCTCCGGCCCGCTTCAACCTGTTGGGCAAAGCCGTCGACACGAGTGCAGTGGCCCTCAACGGGGCCACCGTAATGCTTCTCACGCCCAAAGATTCGGCACTTGTCAACTTCACCCGCACCTCCGAAACCGGCGCTTTTCAGTTCAAGAACCTGAAACGCGGCACCTATCTGCTCAAGATTTCGTACGTCGGTTCGATTCCGTTTAACCGCACCATTACCCCCCCCGACGGCAATGAGCTCGACCTGGGCGAGCTGAAACTGAAGCCCATCACGAAAGAGTTGTTTGAAGTAGTGGTCAAAACGGCCCGTGCCCCGCTCACCATCAAAGGCGATACCATTGAATACAACGCGGCCACGTTTAAGGTACCACCCGGCTCCACGGTGGAGGAACTGCTGCGCAAGCTCCCCGGCGTGCAGGTCGATCAGGAGGGAAATATCCGGGCGCAGGGGCAGGAAGTAAAACGGGTGACCGTAGACGGCAAGAGCTTTTTTGGCAGCGACCCGAAGATGGCTACCAAGAACCTGCCCGCCGATGCCATCTCGAAAGTGCAGGTGTTTACCGACAAAAGCGAACAGGCCAAGATTACCGGTGTGGACGACGGCAAGAAGGAGAAAACCGTAAACCTCGAACTGAAAGACAACTTCAAGAAAGGGGGCTTTGGCAAGCTGGTTGCCGGGGGCGGCAGCGACCTGGTGCCCGACCGCGACAACCGGGCCCGGGGTGAGATAAAAGGCAACTACAATAAGTTTGACACGAAACAGCAATTCTCGGTGATTGGCCTCGCCAACAACACCAACCAAACGGGGCTGTCGTGGAACGACTATCAGGATTTCCGGGGGAGTAACTCCTTTAACTGGAACGACGAAGCCGATTTTGGCTTCAACGGCGGTCGGTTTATTATGTTCGGCGACGATCAGGAAAGCCTCTCGATTCCGGTAACAGGCGGCCGCGGCCGGGGTTTCTCGGATAATCAGGCGGGCGGTGCCAACTACAATTACGACACCAAGAAAACCAAACTCAGCAGCAACTACTACTACAGCCGCACCCGCCTGTCGCTCGATGCACTCCGCTCACGCGAGAACTTTTTGCCGGGCAACCTTTCGATTCTGACCGCCGACACCAGCGGACAAATCAACGTCAACTCCAACCACCGGGGAAGCATCCGGTTTGAACAGGCTCTTGACTCAATGAGTACCCTTATTTTCCTGAACAATAGCCGATTTGGCACCAATAGCGGCTTGTTACAGGCCGAACAGAGCCTATTTCGTAACGGCGAGACACTGACAACCCGCAACATTCGTAACAACACCAGCTCGGGGCAGTCGCTCGGCATGGCCAACACCTTACTGTTCCGGCGGAAGTTCAAAACCAAAGGCCGCAACTTTGCCGCATCGGCGTCGATTCTGACCAACACCTCAGAGAGCCAACTGGATCTGAATACATCCACCCAGTTTTTTGAAAACCCGCGGGCGACCCTCGCCCAGCGACAGGACCAGCGCACCAACAGCGTGAGCAACGAGTACAAAGCCAGCCTGCTGTTTACTGAGCCGTTTAAGAAGAAGTTTTTCTGGGAGAGCTTTTACAATTTCAGCCTCCGGCGCGACGTAGCCGACCGCGATGTGTACGACCGCATGCGCGAGGGCAGCGCGGGTCAGATGCCCCGGCTCGATTCGCTCAGCCTGTACTACGAGAACAACTACCTGTATAACCGGCTCGGCACGAGTGTCCGGTATTCGCACAAGGGCATCAACCTGACGGTGGGCGCAGCCGCGCAGCGGTTCGACCTCGACGGGGAGTATGCCAATGATCAGTCTTCATTCCTGCGGTCAAAGATCAACCGGACGTTTATGAACATTATCCCGTCGGTAGGGCTCAACTACGACCTCAAAAACAACCGCTACCTGAATTTCAACTACAGCGTGAACACGCAGATGCCCTCCGCGCGCGATTTGCAGCCCATTGTCGACAACTCAAACCCGCTGTTTATCCGTCAGGGGAACCCCAATCTGCTGCCATCGCAGGCCCATAATCTTTGGGGTGGTTTCAGCTATTTCAACCCCGGTAGTTTCACTAATTTCTGGGGCAATATCAACTACAACTACTTCACCAACCAGGTTGTGTATAACCAGGTCATCGACCCAACCACGCTCGTAACTACCACCCGACCCGAGAATATTTCGGGCGGTTTCAACGTGGGCGCGTACACCAACTTCAGCTTCCCGTTGAAGAAAACAAAGTCGAACCTGGGCTTTGGTACCAACACCAGCTACGGCGAAAACTTACTGTATATCAACCGGGTGCTAAACACGAGCAAAAACCAGAACTACACGTTCCGCGCCCGTCTCGACCTCACCCCCGTCGACTGGTTTACGCTATATGCCAATGGGGAATGGGGTATTCAGAAAGTAAACTTCTCGGTGGATACGCGCCAGAATCAGACCATCTACAACTACACCTACGGGGGCGAAATGAACATTCGGTTACCGGGCGATTTTTACATCAACAGCAACCTCAACTACCGCGTGTTTATCAACGAGCGCTTTGGGTTCAACCAGCACGTGCCGATTCTGAACGCGTCGGTGTACAAAATTCTGGGCAAAGAAAAACGTTGGGAGGTTCGGGGGACACTGTACGATGCCCTCAACCGGAACCTCGGCGTGAACCTGTCGGCGTTCCAGAACTTTGTGACCAACGAGCGGGTACAAACCATCTCACGCTACGGAATGCTCACGCTCACGTACAACATGCGGGGCGTAAAAGCCCAGATGAAACGGCAAGGCTTTTAA
- a CDS encoding alpha-E domain-containing protein: protein MLSRVANSIYWMNRYIERAENYARFMSVNFNLALDLPPNVAQQWEPLLIATADNYLFYQYFTEPSRENVIEFLTFDKRNPNSIVSSLSNARENARTVRETISKEMWENLNQLYLMVRDAGSQHTDWPQNRMQDFLADVRNGTQLFYGVIDATVTRNEAWHFGRLGRFLERADKTSRFLDVKYFTLFPEDEDGSTLDLMIWSSVLKSVSAYNMYRQQHRHLTPENIINFLILDKLFPRAVAHCIRQAELSLYEISSNNAANGYTNPAERMMSKLRAEIEFTETTDILKAGLHQYLDRFQTRCNEVGNAIYETYFDLKPVE from the coding sequence ATGCTTAGCCGCGTTGCCAACTCTATCTATTGGATGAACCGCTACATCGAGCGGGCCGAAAATTACGCCCGGTTTATGAGCGTTAATTTCAATCTGGCCCTCGATTTGCCCCCCAACGTAGCGCAGCAGTGGGAGCCTTTGTTGATCGCTACGGCCGACAATTACCTGTTTTACCAGTACTTCACGGAGCCCTCACGCGAGAACGTAATCGAGTTTCTGACGTTTGATAAGCGAAACCCCAACTCGATTGTGTCGTCGTTGAGCAACGCCCGCGAAAACGCCCGCACCGTACGCGAAACCATCTCAAAAGAGATGTGGGAAAACCTCAATCAGCTGTACCTGATGGTGCGCGATGCCGGTAGTCAGCATACCGATTGGCCGCAGAACCGGATGCAGGATTTTCTGGCCGATGTGCGCAATGGTACGCAGTTGTTTTACGGCGTGATTGACGCTACCGTGACCCGCAACGAGGCCTGGCATTTCGGGCGGCTGGGCCGGTTTCTGGAACGGGCCGATAAAACGTCGCGGTTTCTGGATGTGAAATATTTTACCCTCTTCCCCGAAGATGAAGACGGCTCTACGCTCGACCTGATGATCTGGTCGTCGGTGCTCAAATCGGTGTCGGCCTACAATATGTACCGGCAGCAACACCGGCACCTGACCCCCGAAAACATCATTAATTTCCTGATTCTCGATAAGCTCTTTCCGCGGGCGGTGGCGCACTGCATCCGGCAGGCCGAATTGTCGCTCTACGAAATCTCGTCAAATAACGCGGCCAACGGCTACACCAACCCCGCCGAGCGCATGATGAGTAAACTCCGGGCCGAAATCGAATTCACCGAAACAACCGATATCCTCAAAGCCGGACTCCACCAGTACCTCGACCGTTTCCAGACCCGCTGCAACGAAGTCGGCAACGCGATCTACGAAACGTACTTCGACCTGAAGCCGGTGGAATAA
- a CDS encoding cysteine hydrolase family protein, which produces MATLNDDLHGNAPDNSPVALLIIDMLNDLEFPEGPQFLEPTLAAARQIGQLKQQAKALNIPVVYVNDNFGRWQSDINDVVNHCLHDGVRGEPVVQLLKPEADDYVVLKPKHSAFYATTLDALLEYLKAERLILTGISADLCVLFAANDAYMRDFRLNVPADCVAAGSPDDTRAALAYMQRVLKADTTPAAELDLAALLPTEAQ; this is translated from the coding sequence ATGGCAACCCTAAATGATGATCTGCACGGCAACGCACCCGACAACTCGCCGGTGGCATTGCTCATCATCGACATGCTCAACGATCTGGAGTTTCCCGAAGGCCCGCAGTTTCTGGAACCCACGCTGGCCGCAGCCCGGCAGATTGGGCAGTTGAAACAACAGGCTAAGGCGCTGAATATCCCGGTGGTGTATGTCAATGATAATTTCGGTCGGTGGCAATCCGATATTAACGACGTAGTGAACCACTGCCTGCACGACGGCGTGCGCGGGGAGCCGGTTGTGCAACTACTCAAACCCGAAGCCGACGATTATGTGGTACTCAAACCCAAGCATTCGGCTTTTTATGCCACTACCCTCGATGCCCTGCTCGAATACCTCAAGGCTGAGCGGCTCATTCTGACCGGTATCAGTGCCGATTTGTGCGTGTTATTTGCTGCCAATGATGCCTATATGCGTGATTTTCGGCTGAACGTACCCGCTGATTGCGTTGCGGCTGGTTCGCCCGACGATACACGGGCGGCCCTCGCGTACATGCAGCGGGTGCTCAAAGCCGACACCACCCCAGCAGCCGAGCTGGATCTGGCTGCGCTACTCCCGACCGAGGCTCAATAG
- a CDS encoding DinB family protein: protein MPEVWLRGALPHVPALLQPVAHALLQAREELNELMADFPDESLWERPAGLASVGFHLQHLTGVLDRLLTYARAEGLTPDQLAYLAAEGKPDVSIRAGGLVEAFSAQVDRALVQLRTTDEATLTEFRGVGRAGLPSTVLGLLVHSAEHTMRHLGQLLVTVRVLAERKAA from the coding sequence ATGCCCGAAGTATGGCTCCGGGGGGCACTGCCCCATGTACCGGCCCTCCTCCAGCCGGTTGCTCATGCGCTCTTGCAGGCCCGCGAAGAGTTAAACGAATTGATGGCTGACTTTCCGGACGAATCGTTGTGGGAACGCCCGGCGGGGCTGGCCTCCGTGGGGTTTCACCTGCAACATCTGACGGGCGTTCTCGACCGGTTGCTTACCTACGCCCGTGCTGAGGGGCTCACGCCCGACCAACTGGCTTACCTGGCTGCCGAGGGAAAACCCGATGTGTCGATTCGGGCCGGTGGATTGGTAGAAGCATTCAGCGCACAGGTCGACCGGGCGCTGGTGCAGTTGCGAACCACCGATGAGGCTACACTGACCGAGTTTCGGGGTGTGGGCCGGGCGGGCCTGCCCTCCACGGTGCTGGGCTTGCTGGTGCATTCGGCCGAGCATACCATGCGGCATTTGGGGCAGTTGCTCGTCACGGTTCGCGTGCTTGCCGAACGTAAGGCAGCCTGA